Below is a window of Fervidobacterium pennivorans DSM 9078 DNA.
ACAAAATGACGTAAGGAACACCCAAAGATTTGAGTTTCAACGATTTCACAGGTTCGTATCGCTCAAGTTTTAGAATCTTTGAGTAAACTTTGTCATCAACAACAGTTCCAGAGAACGCTATTCCAATGCTGTCAAAATCATAGAACTTCTCAATAGTCTTCCTTAGAAGTTCGTTGATACCTTCGTTGTTTAAAAACTCACTTTTCATTTTGTATTCCGCACTCTCTAATTCTTCACCTTTTCCATTGTAAACAACAGCTCTTATACGTTCCCTACCAACATTTATTGCCAGGATATGCCAAGCTTCTTCAGAAATCGAAATCAATTGAGGAGGTTTCCCCGTTGCTGGGAATTCCTCCTCAATCTCTATATAATCTCGTAATTTATCAAGTAGATATGTCATTGTTGAAGGATTAACACCGATAATTTTCTCAAGTTCCTTTCTCCTAAGTTTTTTTGCTCTCAAAATATGAAGCAGTATTTTAGCTTCGTTATTCAACTCCCTACCTCCAGTCCAGATAAAACAAAGAGTCAACTATTTTCTGTCCACCCTGATTTATATTATACAGAATAACTTTCATTTAACAACAGATTTTATAATTTCCAAATATCTCTTCACATGCGCAGTTGATAAATACGTTTTTCTAACCTTTTCTTTAGCATTTTTTCCAAATTCGCGGAGTCGGCTTTGATTTTCCAAAAGGTCACAAACAGCATCTGCAAGTTCTTCAACGCTTTGCCTCAAATATCCGTTAACACCATCATCAATCTGAATTTTAACCCCGCCAACTGGTCGTGCAACAACAGGATGTTCTTTCCACATCATTTCACTAATTACAAGTCCAAAGCCTTCCCTAGTAGCTGTGTGCAATCCTAAAGTAGAAAGTCTTTGAATAGCATTAACTTCTAAGTGACCCACACCTTTAAGGTCAGTGAGGAATAGGATATCCTTATCGACACCCGCATACCGCAGGACATCTTCAAAGAAAATCCAACCTTCCGGATCATCTTTCGCCATAGCTGAGACTATTGCAAGTTGTACGTCAAATCTTTCTTTCACTTTACGATACACATTGATAGCTGAAAACAAATCTTTCCAGGGGTCAAACCTGGCAACAACAGTTATAATAGGTCTTGAGACGTCGATTTTGTAACGATCAACTACGCTTTTTAACTCTGCTTCTGAAATTTCTCTGTTCTTTGGACTGAGAGGGTCAATGCTTGGAGGAAATTCAACTGCAATGTTGTCAAATGGTGCTCTTACATAGTCCATTATATGGAATAGTGCTTTTTCATACTTTGTCATCTTAGAAGTCAATCTATTCCAGACTTTCAGGTTGGGGGTGCTTGTGTCAATATGACATCTCCAAATGTATTTTGTGTGAGTACCAGACCTGAAATATGGGATGTAGGCAGGTTGAGGGTCGTGGATTATTACAACGTCGGCATCAAGATTCAGTCTTTTGGCATTTTCTTCGTTCACTTTTTCAAACAGTTCCCATTCTTCTTCTGAAATTTCAATATCAGCACCTTGAAGAGCATTGTGAAGTTTCTTAGTTACATTAAAAAACTCCATAGGTGCTTCAAGTACTTCCCAGGATGCATCCAACCCTGCATCCTTCATTAAAGGAACAATAGTCATGAGCAGTTCAGCGACACCACCACCATATGCAGTTGCGTTAACGTGCACAACTTTGAGCCCTTTCAGCTTTTTTCCAAGTTCGAATATAGCTTCCACATCTTCTTTCGAGAATACACTGTAATCAGCAAGCCTCTTAACTGGCAGTTCTACAGTCATAACCAACGCCTCCTCCTGACGGTTTTAGAGTTGAAAAAATACACTTCGTTCCATGGGAATTTTGAATTTCGAATTTTCTTCAAAGACATTGTATCACAAATCTTGAATTGCAGACTAAGTATAAAATAGACAAAAAAACTGTAAATTGTTTCATAATGACATATTATGGAACAAAAACCACCTATCCCTATGCCTTATGCGTTATTACTCGCAATTTCGATATTTTTTTATTCCACACATGTCGTGATATACTACATTTGAAATTCGAACATACCCACACTACTTGATAGTGTTAACTTGTAGTGATGAAAGAGTGTAAGTGTGAAAGAATGCAATTGATATTGCCATTGTGTGTTTTCCAAAGATTCTTCACTACACAAAAGCCTTGAATGTATTTTGCTAAATTCTTCGTATTCTTCAGCCCTCGCTTGAGTCGGAAAAAGTCTTTCAACAATGAAAACTTAGATTCACATTGATTGTTTTTACCGAGCGGTACCACTACGTGATTGATATTTCTGAACAACAGCTTTACTGCACTTTCATATGCACCAAGTCCATCAGTAATAAGTTCAATGTTTCTAGGTTTTGAATTACCAAAGAACTTCTCGAGCAATACTTTGACTTGTCCCATATCACGATACTTTGAGACATGCCAACAAAGAATTAAGTTAGTTTCGTGATCAACTAATAGCCAAACATAGTACTTTTGTTCTTTGAACACAAGAACAGTTTCATCAGCATGAACTGAGAAAACATTTTCGATGGTAAATGTTGGAAAAAGTACAGAGAATAAAGTACACAATTTAATAACCCATTTGTATATGGTGACATGAGATACTTTGATATTAAGAGAATGAGCAAGAGAGCGATAAGACATATTGTGTTTCATATACAAAACAAAAGCCTTTAAGACGAAAAAGATAGGGAAGCGGAAATATTTAAATTTCTCAGGAATAAGGGTGACTGGTTCGGGGAGGTTAAAAGGTACTCTATCTTTGGTACGACAAGCTCTACAACGGAAGACAACGAAAGAGCGACGGACTTTGTAAATTTGCATAGATTTACCACAAGAAGTGCATTTGGGATAAGGGAAAGAGAAGTTTTTGCGTTTGTGAGAATGGGAGAGTTTGAAAGAATGATGGCAGAGTTTGCAAAGGAATTGTTGGTTACCGTATTTGTCATGACCGTTTTTGTATAAGCTGGTGGAACCGCATTTTGGACAAGAGAGCGTTGAGTTGTTCATATCGGGATACCTCCTTTGTCGAGAGTTGGTTGGGGGGTGTCCCCTCTTTATAAGGATAATGCGGTTTTTGGAAAGTTTCAATACTTTTAGTTAACATTATCCACTACTTAATGGGAGGTGTAAGTATGAGGAAGTTCTTATTGGGAATTTTGTTGTTAACACTTGCGGTGGTAGCGTTTTCCAGCTCTCGAGTTACGATAACTATGACGGCAGGTGCAGTTGGTAAAGAACTTGAGGTTCTTTACGCTCAGCTTGATGTTTTCATGAGGCAGAACCCGAATATCAAAGTTTCCGTCATGCCTATGCCAAACTCATCAACAGAAAGGCACGACCTTTATGTTACCTATTTGGCTTCGGGAGAGAAAGAACCCACAGTTCTAATGCTTGATGTCATTTGGCCAGCAGAATTTGCGCCGTATCTTGAAGATTTAACAGCTGATAAAGATTATTTTGAACTTAACAAATTCCTTCCTGGTACAGTTAAAGCCGCTACAGTGAATGGAAGGATTGTAGCGATTCCATGGTTCACCGATGCAGGCTTGTTGTATTACAGGAAAGACTTACTTGAAAAATATGGCTTCAAGAATCCTCCAAAAACATGGGATGAACTTGTAAAGATGGCAAAGACAATAACAGCAAAAGAAAAGAACATGGTTGGTTTTGTATGGCAAGGTGCAAGGTATGAAGGTTTGGTTTGTGACTTCATGGAGTACCTTGTTTCATTTGGCGGCGATGTTCTTGATGATCAAGGCAATGTGATTATAAACAGTCCAGCTGCTGTAAAAGCACTCCAATTCATGGTTGACCTTATTTACACGCACAAAGTCTCTCCGCAAGCTGTTACAACATACATGGAAGAAGAGGCAAGAAGAGCCTTCCAGAATGGTCAAGCAGTGTTCATGAGAAATTGGCCATACGCATGGTCTCTATTGAACGATCCCAAAGAGTCAAAAGTTGCTGGAAAGGTTGGAGTTGCACCACTTCCAGCAGGCCCAGCCGGAAAATCAGCAGCAACTCTTGGTGGATGGATGCTTGGTATCAACAAGAATGCTACCCCTGAGGAGAAAGAAGCTGCTAAGAAGCTCATTAAGTTCTTGACAAGCTATGAGCAACAACTTTACAAAGCAATTAACGCAGGTCAAAATCCAACGATGATGGATGTTTACAAGGACCCAGCACTCAAAAAGGCAGCTCCATTTATGGTTGAATTGTATGGAATGTTCATTAACGCCGTTCCAAGACCAAGGACAGCAAAATACAGTGAAATATCCGATGTTATTCAGAAATACGTACACGCTGCTTTAACAAGGCAGACCACACCGCAAAAAGCTATCGAAGATATGGCGAAAGAATTGAACAAAATTCTTGGAAAATGAAATGAATCGAGAATCAGTACGAGTAACCAAAACAACGAGAACTACAACCGGGGGTTAGCCCCCGGTTTTTCAAGAACATGGAGGTGAAGCTTTTGAAGGCAAAGACCAGAGAGACAGTTATAGCATGGTGGATGGTGTTACCCGCACTTTTAGTAATTTCTGTTATTGCTTTCTTCCCTCTATTTAAAACATTCTACGATAGCTTCTTTGAATTTGGATTGAGACCAGATATAGAAAAAAAGTTTGTCGGGTTTAAGAATTACATAGATTTATTCCACGACGATCGTTTTCTTGATGCTT
It encodes the following:
- a CDS encoding glycosyltransferase; amino-acid sequence: MTVELPVKRLADYSVFSKEDVEAIFELGKKLKGLKVVHVNATAYGGGVAELLMTIVPLMKDAGLDASWEVLEAPMEFFNVTKKLHNALQGADIEISEEEWELFEKVNEENAKRLNLDADVVIIHDPQPAYIPYFRSGTHTKYIWRCHIDTSTPNLKVWNRLTSKMTKYEKALFHIMDYVRAPFDNIAVEFPPSIDPLSPKNREISEAELKSVVDRYKIDVSRPIITVVARFDPWKDLFSAINVYRKVKERFDVQLAIVSAMAKDDPEGWIFFEDVLRYAGVDKDILFLTDLKGVGHLEVNAIQRLSTLGLHTATREGFGLVISEMMWKEHPVVARPVGGVKIQIDDGVNGYLRQSVEELADAVCDLLENQSRLREFGKNAKEKVRKTYLSTAHVKRYLEIIKSVVK
- a CDS encoding DDE-type integrase/transposase/recombinase, whose product is MNNSTLSCPKCGSTSLYKNGHDKYGNQQFLCKLCHHSFKLSHSHKRKNFSFPYPKCTSCGKSMQIYKVRRSFVVFRCRACRTKDRVPFNLPEPVTLIPEKFKYFRFPIFFVLKAFVLYMKHNMSYRSLAHSLNIKVSHVTIYKWVIKLCTLFSVLFPTFTIENVFSVHADETVLVFKEQKYYVWLLVDHETNLILCWHVSKYRDMGQVKVLLEKFFGNSKPRNIELITDGLGAYESAVKLLFRNINHVVVPLGKNNQCESKFSLLKDFFRLKRGLKNTKNLAKYIQGFCVVKNLWKTHNGNINCILSHLHSFITTS
- a CDS encoding ABC transporter substrate-binding protein, whose product is MRKFLLGILLLTLAVVAFSSSRVTITMTAGAVGKELEVLYAQLDVFMRQNPNIKVSVMPMPNSSTERHDLYVTYLASGEKEPTVLMLDVIWPAEFAPYLEDLTADKDYFELNKFLPGTVKAATVNGRIVAIPWFTDAGLLYYRKDLLEKYGFKNPPKTWDELVKMAKTITAKEKNMVGFVWQGARYEGLVCDFMEYLVSFGGDVLDDQGNVIINSPAAVKALQFMVDLIYTHKVSPQAVTTYMEEEARRAFQNGQAVFMRNWPYAWSLLNDPKESKVAGKVGVAPLPAGPAGKSAATLGGWMLGINKNATPEEKEAAKKLIKFLTSYEQQLYKAINAGQNPTMMDVYKDPALKKAAPFMVELYGMFINAVPRPRTAKYSEISDVIQKYVHAALTRQTTPQKAIEDMAKELNKILGK